The genomic region GGCGGAACCCCTGCGGACCGCCGTTCACAAGAGGAACCTTGCCTCCGATACTCCTAACAAAATCCTTAACATCCTATATGGGCGATCCCGTATCCAACACACGACAGCGGATCGGAACGGGTGCCAACCGCAGAAAGCTGGCGAATAACAAGTATTTCCAAGAGCCGGAGGGGTGCTGGTCCTCCATTATAGGAGAATCCCGGAGTAGCGCGGCGCGCGCGCCAAAAAATTCACCCGGCAAAACGATCCGGTTGGATTCGGCGATCGATGTAGGCGAGCAGCCATTCGCGATGCGCCTCGGTCGCATTGCCCGTGCGAGCGATGCGCTGTTCGGCGGCTGCGCCTCCGATCTGCGCGACGAGCAGAGTGCGGGCGCGGTCGGGGACCAATCCGCCCCGCAGGAAGCGGCGCGCGTCGCCCAGCCCGAGGTGATGGCTGAGGTACGCCGCCTTCGCCAGCGCTTCCGGATCGGCACGGACGCGCAGCCCGTCGCTTTCCAGCCGATCGAGATTCAGCCGCGCGAAATCGGCGACCGTGCGTATCGATGCTTCCGGATCGTAGCGCAGCTGCAGCAGCGCCGAGCGCGCCTGCGGCCGAATCCGGCCCTGTCCGTCGAGCCAGCCGTGCGAAGCGGCGGTTTCGTTGAGCCACGTGCCCGGCGTGCGGGCCATATCCTGCCAGGTGCCGCTCAGAAACTGTCCGAGACCCGCTGCGCTGGAACGGGGATTGCGCGAGAGCGGATTCCAGCTTCCGTCGGCGCGACGCGCGGCCTCCGCATCGACGATCGCCGCGATCGCTCCGGCGGGGACGCCCGTGGCTTCGGCGGCGCGAGCGAGGGCCGGGGCGAATTGGGCATTGCTGCCCAGCGCCAGCAATCCGCCGCGGGCCTCGCCAACGGCATCGGCTGGTCCGCCCTGCGGAAAGACCGTTCCGGGGACGGTGATCGTCGGCGCGCTTGGCGCAGCCCTCGCCGCGGCGGCAGGCGTCGCTCCCGGCGCGGCGTCGCCATGATGGTGGCGGCAGCAGCAGCAATGATGCGGATGGCCGGCGGTCGTCGCCCCGGTGGCCGCAGTGCCAGGCTGGGCCGAGCCGCCGCCCATCATTTCGACGAGCGAACCGAGCGGCAGTCCTGGCCGGCCGGCCGGATTGCTGGCGCTGTTTCCCGAATCCGAGTCGCCGAGCGCAGCGCGCCACAGCCGGTTTGAAAGTTCCGAACGTGCGGTGGCGTAGATCAGTTCGGCGCGGCGCGCAGGCGGCAGCGCGGCGAGTGCTTCGGGGCCGTTCATCGCACATCTCCGGGCCGCAGCCGATTGCGGACCAGCCGCGCCGCGACGACGTCGTCAAGGCCGGTCTGCTCGGCAGTTGCGGCCGTGCGCTCGCTTTCCGCGCGATAGTTGTCGGCGGCCTGTTCGATCGCGCGCATCGTTCCATAGAGTTCGGTTGCCTGGGAGCGAAGCTGCGCCAGCCGCGCCTCGGCGTCGCCCGCGTCCCGCAGCAAGCGCGTGCGCTCGGCCCGCATCCGCGCCGCCCAGGCATCGGTGGGTACCCAGATTTCGTTCGTGCTCGCGCGTTCCCGCCGCGCGGTATCGATATTCTCGCGGTGGCTGCGTTCCAGGTCGCTGAGCCGCTCCACGGCGACGCTGATCGAAATCCGCAGCGAATCCACTTCGCGCCGTTGCACGCGAAGCGCAGTGTCGAAGGGAGTCATTCCGCTTCCTCCAGGATGGCGGCAAGCGCTGCAAAGCCGTCGGCGGCGCTACCCTGCTCGTTCTTGCCCTGGCCGAGCAGCTTCTCGATTGCCGGGGCGAGCGCGACCGCCCGATCGACGTCCGGATTGGAGCCGGCCTTATAGGCGCCGAGTCGCACCATTTCCTCCAT from Sphingosinithalassobacter sp. CS137 harbors:
- a CDS encoding peptidoglycan-binding protein; amino-acid sequence: MNGPEALAALPPARRAELIYATARSELSNRLWRAALGDSDSGNSASNPAGRPGLPLGSLVEMMGGGSAQPGTAATGATTAGHPHHCCCCRHHHGDAAPGATPAAAARAAPSAPTITVPGTVFPQGGPADAVGEARGGLLALGSNAQFAPALARAAEATGVPAGAIAAIVDAEAARRADGSWNPLSRNPRSSAAGLGQFLSGTWQDMARTPGTWLNETAASHGWLDGQGRIRPQARSALLQLRYDPEASIRTVADFARLNLDRLESDGLRVRADPEALAKAAYLSHHLGLGDARRFLRGGLVPDRARTLLVAQIGGAAAEQRIARTGNATEAHREWLLAYIDRRIQPDRFAG